Part of the Caulifigura coniformis genome, CCATCCCCACCAGCGCCGCGACGCGGACATCCACGCCGAGGAAGGGCGCCACTGTCGCGATTCCGGCTCCCATCAGCGCGCCGATGCCGCTCCCGAACGTGAGCAGTGGGGCCAGCGTCCCTCCGGATGTGCCGCTGCCGAGCGCGATGGCCCAGGAAACGAATTTCGTGCCGACGAGAACGGCAATCGTTCCGACGGGAACCGTCCCGGAGAGATGCCGCGTGATGTTGTAGTAGCCCACGCCGAGCGTATCGGGCACGTAATAGCCGACCAGACCGACCGCGAGACCGCCGATCGCCGGCCACCACATCCAGTGCACCGGAAGATGCTCGAAGGCGTCTTCGATTCCATAAACGATCCGGGTCACCCCGACTGACACGACCCCCATCAGGGCGCCGATCACGAGGTACGCGATCAAGGCCCCACCCGTTGGCTGGACGAGATTGGGCATGGGAAACGCCGGCCCCATTCCCGTGAACATCATCCGTATACCGTCGGCCGCGGTGGCCGCCAGTGCCACGGGAATAATCGACCGAGGCCGGAACTCGAACAGCAGCAGTTCAATCGCCAGCAGGACCGCCGACACGGGAGTTCCGAACACTGCCGTCATGCCGGCCGCCGCTCCGGCCGCCAGCAGCGTTTTCCGCTCGGCCGCCGTCGTGCTGAGGATCTGCCCCATCACCGAACCGAGCGCGCCGCCCGTCGCGATGATCGGCCCTTCTGCGCCGAACGGTCCGCCGGTTCCAATCGACACCGCCGCCGACAGCGGCTTCAGGAACGTGATCCGCGCGGGGATGCGGCTTTCATTCGTCAGCACCTGTTCCATGGCTTCTGGAATGCCATGCCCACGAATGGCCTTTGACCCGAATCGCGCCATCACGCCGACGATCAATCCACCGATGACGGGAATGACCACCACCCACCAGCCCATGTGGCTGACCGCCTCGGCGGGCGCGATTTCGCTGAACCCCACGCGTCCGAAGAAAGCCACATGGGTCACGAGGCCAATCAGGGCGACCAGCAACTGGCCCACGACGCCGGCGGCACAGCCGAGCAGAATCGCGAGACCGCAGATTCTCACCACTGCGCCGTCAATCGCCGACTGTTGCGCGGGAACGGCGGCCGCATCCGTCACCGCATCCAGACCGGGCGAAATCGTGAGCCCTTCCGTCGTGGCGGAAATGACGGGGGAATGATCCTTCATCGATCTGGTACTTCCATCGACGGCACGCAGGCCGGATTTCAAGAGAGGAAACAAAAAGTCCGGCCGCAGGAATGAGGCTGCGGAACCGGACCTCGTATGATGATGGTATCCTGTCCACCTGACGACCGCTGTTGAGCGGACCTTTCAGGAAAGTCACTTTTTTTTCTGGAACGAGAGCCGGCGTCCACGATGCGATTGTTTGAAGGAACCGTGTTTGACCGCCCGCCGCACTGCGAGAAATGCGGTCGGCTCGAAACGGAATGCGCATGCCCGCCGCCTGCGGTCGTCGAGATCGCGCCGGAGAAGCAAACAGTCCGCCTGCAGGTTGAAAACCGAAAACGCGGGAAGCAGGTTGTTGCGATCCGTGGGGTGAAGCTGAGCGAGGCCGGGCTTGATGCGCTGCTCACGAAATTGAAGAACAGCTGCGGGGCTGGCGGTTCGATCGATGACGGCGTGATCGAGATTCAGGGTGGGCAGGTGGAGCGGGTGCGGGCGGCCATGGAGAAGCTGGGCTA contains:
- a CDS encoding chloride channel protein — its product is MKDHSPVISATTEGLTISPGLDAVTDAAAVPAQQSAIDGAVVRICGLAILLGCAAGVVGQLLVALIGLVTHVAFFGRVGFSEIAPAEAVSHMGWWVVVIPVIGGLIVGVMARFGSKAIRGHGIPEAMEQVLTNESRIPARITFLKPLSAAVSIGTGGPFGAEGPIIATGGALGSVMGQILSTTAAERKTLLAAGAAAGMTAVFGTPVSAVLLAIELLLFEFRPRSIIPVALAATAADGIRMMFTGMGPAFPMPNLVQPTGGALIAYLVIGALMGVVSVGVTRIVYGIEDAFEHLPVHWMWWPAIGGLAVGLVGYYVPDTLGVGYYNITRHLSGTVPVGTIAVLVGTKFVSWAIALGSGTSGGTLAPLLTFGSGIGALMGAGIATVAPFLGVDVRVAALVGMATMFAGASRAMLASAVFAFETTLQPVGLLPLLGGCAAAYLTSSLLMRNSIMTEKIARRGIKTPEEYMADALDHVHVRDVASKPVVALKADDPVGSVRTWIEAGGPGTSHQGYPVVNEAGVLVGVLTRRNVLNTAVRADQRLHELISRPPKFVYDDCTVRQAADHMVNHGIGRLPVVARGELGKPIGMLTRSDVLSVFQKRVREAQRQKPTIQFRMPGQRRASVKS
- a CDS encoding translation initiation factor, with translation MRLFEGTVFDRPPHCEKCGRLETECACPPPAVVEIAPEKQTVRLQVENRKRGKQVVAIRGVKLSEAGLDALLTKLKNSCGAGGSIDDGVIEIQGGQVERVRAAMEKLGYRVK